A single Anopheles arabiensis isolate DONGOLA chromosome 2, AaraD3, whole genome shotgun sequence DNA region contains:
- the LOC120898398 gene encoding uncharacterized protein LOC120898398: protein MADTKTTTTTSSEAADLVTPVPATETATQTVTSGSSSSDSVQAKTETTLPARTMIETATMTDATEQKESESAAPIEPIVESKILPEAATSQEQADVSPGSPAEEAKEIELVEDVGGAAKEAVEAEEEPDTLSPLMTDNHTFLQHQELMREEPLPVDERLQSDEPGSSSPQQHFHRHHHHHGAVEEVHDYGIYDDDDQDEDEDDDDEDIDDEDEMFMRDQDDQERNMKHSDTKESISSIDSDVSLSYDRRSSSELPQQHHQHQQHQQLRQHSEDAGAGSSDDAAKDSGCEITKKSAGEDGNEPGTQEDAEDGGAFETPDDEMCERIVEQVEFYFSNDNILKDAFLLKHVRRNKEGFVSLKLVSSFKRVRQLTKDWRVVGDAIKRKSVKIEVNDLGTKIRRLDALPEHDETTPSRTVVATGLPYDKYTVEKVSELFSKCGEISLIRVLRPGGPIPADVRQFINKHPELQQNECALVEFTESASARRAQAMTEFVVLELVAPKKKTGKKATNVTKFVESYKVAAGHEIERSRGGEGFDRFRMRRGSGFYPKADMMVGTIYQQQPHHHHHHHHQMLPMMSQPMQAPLQQDPHQHQHQQQSPPMPYMVPHSPQQRKYSFGNEAYECYQTQVPGQQQQQRRSSAYSLGSDASRKFSNCSEGYSSCGEMSRRTSACSSVPAEGMSRRTSACSEVPSSRRSSNCSDFCSCNVRRISQCSTDLMYRRMSQCSSEHGTPVHSAPRKYSVGSNYDRKYANSPELMQQQQPHLLQRRISMDSTGAYDRKFSSGSITGYHTDGSPNISPRKYSTGGFDPLRKLSSGSDQYYNGRKISTDSGYDRRISIGSECSGPRSRAGSILCSHAGTTVLPTPGNEAVVRTPIGPDGSKGFGTRTRRIGQIVPPA from the coding sequence ATGGCCGATAcaaagacgacgacgacgacgtccaGTGAGGCAGCGGATCTAGTGACGCCTGTACCAGCGACGGAAACGGCAACGCAAACTGtcaccagcggcagcagcagcagcgacagtgtACAGGCAAAGACGGAGACCACACTGCCAGCGAGAACGATGATCGAAACGGCTACGATGACTGACGCCACCGAGCAGAAGGAAAGTGAAAGTGCCGCACCGATCGAACCGATCGTCGAGTCCAAGATTTTGCCAGAAGCAGCCACTTCCCAGGAGCAGGCAGACGTCAGCCCGGGCAGCCCGGCCGAAGAAGCGAAGGAGatcgagctggtcgaggacGTAGGTGGCGCCGCGAAGGaagcggtcgaggcggaagaGGAACCGGACACACTCTCCCCGCTGATGACCGACAATCATACGTTCCTGCAGCATCAGGAGCTGATGCGGGAGGAACCGCTCCCGGTGGACGAGCGGTTGCAGTCGGACGAGCCGGGAAGTAGCAGCCCGCAGCAGCACTTCCAccgccatcaccatcatcacgggGCGGTGGAAGAGGTGCACGATTATGGCATCtacgacgatgacgatcaggatgaggatgaggacgatgatgatgaagatattGACGATGAGGATGAGATGTTTATGCGCGACCAGGACGACCAGGAACGGAACATGAAGCACTCGGACACGAAAGAATCGATCAGCTCGATCGACAGTGACGTGTCGCTGTCGTACGATCGGCGCAGCTCGAGCGAGCTGccacagcagcatcatcagcaccagcagcatcagcagctccGTCAGCACTCGGAAGATGCCGGTGCTGGTTCGTCGGACGACGCGGCCAAGGATTCGGGTTGTgagattacgaaaaagtctgCCGGAGAAGATGGCAATGAGCCGGGCACGCAGGAGGACGCCGAAGATGGTGGTGCGTTCGAGACGCCGGACGATGAGATGTGCGAGCGGATTGTGGAGCAGGTGGAGTTTTACTTCTCCAACGATAACATCCTGAAGGATGCGTTCCTGCTGAAGCACGTGCGCCGCAACAAGGAGGGTTTCGTGAGCCTGAAGCTGGTGTCGAGCTTCAAGCGCGTCCGGCAGCTGACGAAGGATTGGCGCGTGGTGGGAGACGCGATCAAGCGGAAGAGCGTCAAGATCGAGGTGAACGACCTGGGTACGAAGATCCGCCGGTTGGATGCGCTGCCTGAGCACGATGAAACGACGCCGTCGCGCACGGTCGTTGCCACTGGGCTGCCTTACGACAAGTACACCGTGGAGAAGGTGTCGGAGCTGTTCTCGAAGTGTGGCGAAATTTCGCTCATCCGCGTGCTGCGCCCGGGCGGTCCCATTCCGGCCGATGTGCGTCAGTTCATCAACAAGCATCCGGAGCTGCAGCAGAACGAGTGTGCGCTGGTGGAGTTCACCGAGTCGGCGTCGGCCCGCCGGGCCCAGGCGATGACGGAGTTCGTGGTGCTGGAGCTGGTCGCACCGAAGAAGAAGACCGGCAAGAAGGCGACCAACGTGACGAAGTTCGTCGAGAGCTACAAGGTTGCGGCCGGGCATGAGATCGAGCGTAGCCGTGGTGGGGAAGGGTTCGATCGGTTCCGAATGCGCCGTGGATCGGGCTTCTACCCCAAGGCGGACATGATGGTCGGTACGATctatcagcagcagccccatcaccatcaccatcatcatcaccagatgctgccgatgatgtcgCAGCCGATGCAGGCGCCACTGCAGCAGGATccgcaccagcaccaacaccagcagcagtcgccTCCGATGCCGTACATGGTACCGCATTCGCCCCAGCAGCGCAAGTACTCGTTCGGCAACGAGGCCTACGAATGCTACCAGACGCAGGTCCCaggccaacagcagcaacagcgccGCTCCAGTGCGTACTCGCTCGGTTCGGACGCTTCGCGCAAGTTCTCCAACTGCTCCGAGGGCTACTCGAGCTGCGGCGAGATGTCACGCCGTACGTCGGCCTGCTCGTCCGTCCCGGCCGAGGGTATGTCCCGGCGGACATCTGCCTGCTCGGAAGTGCCATCATCCAGACGGTCGTCCAACTGTTCCGACTTTTGCTCGTGCAATGTGCGCCGCATCTCGCAGTGCTCTACCGATCTGATGTACCGCCGGATGTCCCAGTGCTCGTCGGAGCATGGCACGCCGGTCCATTCGGCACCGCGCAAGTACTCGGTCGGCTCGAACTACGACCGCAAGTACGCCAACTCGCCTGAactgatgcagcagcagcagccccatcTACTTCAACGCCGCATCTCCATGGACTCGACGGGTGCGTACGATCGCAAGTTCTCGTCCGGCTCGATCACGGGCTACCACACGGACGGCAGCCCCAACATTTCACCTCGTAAGTACTCGACCGGCGGGTTCGACCCGCTCCGCAAGCTGTCCAGCGGCTCCGACCAGTACTACAACGGGCGCAAGATCTCGACCGACTCGGGCTACGATAGGCGCATCTCGATCGGATCCGAGTGCTCGGGACCGCGGTCGCGCGCCGGCAGCATCCTCTGCAGTCATGCCGGCACCACCGTCCTGCCGACGCCCGGCAACGAAGCCGTCGTACGTACGCCGATTGGACCGGACGGCAGCAAAGGTTTCGGGACGCGCACACGCCGCATCGGCCAAATTGTGCCGCCGGCTTAA